In Streptomyces sp. NBC_00306, a single genomic region encodes these proteins:
- a CDS encoding Rv3235 family protein, translating to MNRTRPAGRHDQRRPAAVAASALARARRQDRPHYWFADRLLAVLSGRRPVHWMLGHTIGEAYEQLVQLAPGAPLRPADRVTPVVRHCGEYHPGPGVIEAFARIGSGDRVSAMAFRLEQGPDARWRCSAIELGGERVGSS from the coding sequence ATGAACAGGACCCGACCCGCAGGACGGCACGACCAGCGCCGGCCCGCCGCCGTCGCCGCGTCGGCTCTCGCACGTGCCCGGCGCCAGGACCGGCCGCACTACTGGTTCGCCGACCGCCTCCTGGCGGTGCTGAGCGGCCGGCGCCCGGTGCACTGGATGCTCGGCCACACGATCGGCGAGGCGTACGAACAGCTCGTCCAGCTGGCCCCGGGCGCCCCGCTGCGACCCGCGGACCGTGTGACGCCCGTGGTCCGCCACTGCGGCGAGTACCACCCCGGCCCCGGCGTCATCGAGGCGTTCGCCCGCATCGGTTCGGGCGACCGCGTAAGCGCGATGGCCTTCCGCCTCGAGCAGGGCCCGGACGCGCGCTGGCGCTGCTCGGCGATCGAACTGGGCGGCGAGCGGGTGGGCTCGTCCTAG
- the secA gene encoding preprotein translocase subunit SecA codes for MSVFNKLMRAGEGKILRKLHRIADQVNSIEEDFVNLSDAELRALTDEYKERYADGESLDDLLPEAFATVREAAKRVLGQRHYDVQMMGGAALHLGYVAEMKTGEGKTLVGTLPTYLNALSGKGVHLITVNDYLAERDSEMMGRVHKFLGLSVGCILANMTPAQRREQYNCDITYGTNNEFGFDYLRDNMAWSKDELVQRGHNYAVVDEVDSILVDEARTPLIISGPADQATKWYGDFAKLVTRLTRGEAGNQLKGIEETGDYEVDEKKRTVAIHEPGVAKVEDWLGIDNLYESVNTPLVGYLNNAIKAKELFKKDKDYVVIDGEVMIVDEHTGRILAGRRYNEGMHQAIEAKEGVDIKDENQTLATITLQNFFRLYDKLAGMTGTAMTEAAEFHQIYKLGVVPIPTNKPMVRMDQSDLIYRTEVAKFAAVVDDIAEKHEKGQPILVGTTSVEKSEYLSQQLSKRGVQHEVLNAKQHDREATIVAQAGRKGAVTVATNMAGRGTDIKLGGNPDDLAEAELRQRGLDPVEHVEEWAAALPAALERAEAAVKAEHDEVTDLGGLYVLGTERHESRRIDNQLRGRSGRQGDPGESRFYLSLGDDLMRLFKAQMVERVMSMANVPDDVPIENKMVTRAIASAQSQVEQQNFETRKNVLKYDEVLNRQREVIYGERRRVLEGEDLHEQVRHFMDDTIDAYIQAETVEGFAEEWDLDRLWGAFKQLYPVKASVEELEEAVGDRAGITADFIAESIKDDIHEQYDEREKTLGSDIMRELERRVVLSVLDRKWREHLYEMDYLQEGIGLRAMAQKDPLVEYQREGFDMFTAMMEGIKEESVGYLFNLEVQVEQQVEEVPVQDSARPSLSKEDAVPAGAPRPEIRAKGLDAPQRPDRLHFSAPTVDGEGGVIEGDFANDGDSGHGEPEGMTRAERRKAQKSAGRRRKK; via the coding sequence GTGTCCGTCTTCAACAAGCTCATGCGTGCAGGCGAAGGCAAGATCCTGCGCAAACTGCACCGCATCGCGGACCAGGTCAACTCCATCGAAGAGGACTTCGTCAACCTCTCCGACGCCGAGTTGCGGGCGCTTACGGACGAGTACAAGGAGCGGTACGCCGACGGCGAGAGCCTCGACGACCTGCTTCCGGAGGCGTTCGCGACCGTTCGTGAGGCCGCCAAGCGCGTCCTCGGCCAGCGCCACTACGACGTCCAGATGATGGGTGGCGCCGCGCTGCACCTCGGCTACGTCGCCGAGATGAAGACCGGTGAGGGCAAGACCCTCGTCGGCACCCTCCCCACTTACCTCAACGCGCTCTCCGGCAAGGGCGTCCACCTGATCACGGTGAACGACTACCTGGCCGAGCGCGACTCCGAGATGATGGGCCGGGTCCACAAGTTCCTGGGCCTGTCGGTCGGCTGCATCCTTGCGAACATGACGCCGGCCCAGCGCCGCGAGCAGTACAACTGCGACATTACGTACGGAACGAACAACGAGTTCGGCTTCGACTACCTCCGCGACAACATGGCGTGGTCCAAGGACGAACTGGTCCAGCGCGGCCACAACTACGCCGTGGTCGACGAGGTGGACTCGATCCTCGTCGACGAGGCCCGTACGCCGCTGATCATCTCCGGCCCCGCCGACCAGGCCACCAAGTGGTACGGCGACTTCGCCAAGCTCGTCACCCGCCTGACCAGGGGCGAGGCGGGCAACCAGCTGAAGGGCATCGAGGAGACCGGCGACTACGAGGTCGACGAGAAGAAGCGGACCGTCGCCATCCATGAGCCGGGTGTCGCGAAGGTCGAGGACTGGCTGGGCATCGACAACCTCTACGAGTCGGTGAACACCCCGCTGGTGGGCTACCTGAACAACGCCATCAAGGCCAAGGAGCTCTTCAAGAAGGACAAGGACTACGTCGTCATCGACGGCGAAGTCATGATCGTCGACGAGCACACCGGCCGTATCCTCGCCGGCCGCCGCTACAACGAGGGCATGCACCAGGCCATCGAGGCGAAGGAAGGGGTGGACATCAAGGACGAGAACCAGACGCTCGCCACGATCACCCTCCAGAACTTCTTCCGTCTCTACGACAAGCTCGCGGGCATGACCGGTACGGCGATGACCGAGGCCGCCGAGTTCCACCAGATCTACAAGCTGGGCGTCGTGCCGATCCCGACGAACAAGCCCATGGTCCGCATGGACCAGTCCGACCTGATCTACCGCACCGAGGTCGCCAAGTTCGCGGCGGTCGTCGACGACATCGCCGAGAAGCACGAGAAGGGCCAGCCGATCCTGGTCGGCACCACCTCGGTCGAGAAGTCCGAGTACCTCTCGCAGCAGCTGAGCAAGCGTGGCGTCCAGCACGAGGTCCTCAACGCCAAGCAGCACGACCGGGAGGCGACGATCGTCGCCCAGGCCGGCCGCAAGGGCGCGGTCACCGTGGCGACGAACATGGCCGGCCGTGGTACCGACATCAAGCTCGGCGGCAACCCCGACGACCTCGCCGAGGCGGAGCTGCGCCAGCGCGGCCTGGACCCGGTCGAGCACGTCGAGGAATGGGCGGCGGCGCTGCCCGCGGCGCTGGAGCGGGCCGAGGCGGCCGTCAAGGCCGAGCACGACGAGGTCACCGACCTCGGCGGTCTGTATGTGCTGGGCACCGAGCGGCACGAGTCGCGCCGTATCGACAACCAGCTGCGCGGCCGTTCCGGACGTCAGGGAGACCCGGGCGAGTCCCGCTTCTACCTCTCGCTCGGCGACGACCTGATGCGGCTGTTCAAGGCGCAGATGGTCGAGCGCGTGATGTCGATGGCGAACGTCCCCGACGACGTCCCGATCGAGAACAAGATGGTGACGCGTGCGATCGCGTCCGCCCAGTCGCAGGTCGAGCAGCAGAACTTCGAGACGCGTAAGAACGTCCTGAAGTACGACGAGGTGCTCAACCGCCAGCGTGAGGTCATCTACGGCGAGCGCCGCCGCGTCCTGGAGGGCGAGGACCTGCACGAGCAGGTGCGGCACTTCATGGACGACACCATCGACGCCTACATCCAGGCGGAGACGGTCGAGGGCTTCGCCGAGGAGTGGGACCTGGACCGGCTGTGGGGCGCGTTCAAGCAGCTCTACCCGGTGAAGGCGAGCGTGGAGGAGCTGGAGGAGGCGGTCGGCGACCGCGCCGGCATCACCGCCGACTTCATCGCGGAGTCCATCAAGGACGACATCCACGAGCAGTACGACGAGCGCGAGAAGACGCTCGGCTCGGACATCATGCGTGAGCTGGAGCGCCGCGTGGTGCTGTCGGTCCTGGACCGCAAGTGGCGTGAGCACCTCTACGAGATGGACTACCTCCAGGAGGGCATCGGCCTGCGCGCGATGGCGCAGAAGGACCCCCTGGTGGAGTACCAGCGCGAGGGCTTCGACATGTTCACCGCCATGATGGAGGGCATCAAGGAGGAGTCCGTCGGCTACCTGTTCAACCTGGAGGTCCAGGTCGAGCAGCAGGTCGAAGAGGTTCCCGTGCAGGACTCCGCACGCCCCTCCCTCAGCAAGGAGGACGCGGTCCCGGCCGGCGCCCCGCGCCCCGAGATCCGCGCCAAGGGCCTCGACGCCCCGCAGCGGCCCGACCGGCTGCACTTCTCCGCTCCCACGGTGGACGGCGAGGGCGGCGTGATCGAGGGCGACTTCGCGAACGACGGTGACTCCGGGCACGGTGAGCCGGAGGGCATGACGCGTGCGGAGCGCCGCAAGGCGCAGAAGAGCGCGGGTCGACGCCGCAAGAAGTAG
- a CDS encoding GNAT family N-acetyltransferase, which yields MEPITLTTERLLLRTFTPDDTEAVLESCQDPDIQRWTTVPSPYEREHAAEFTGQMVPEGWRNGTMCTFAVLPRTGGPLMASVAVTLRTFSGTWEIGFWTGKEFRGRGIMAETVGAVAHWTFTRLGATRLEWRAEVGNTASRAVAEKAGFVVEGALRAALLNKDTLRDTWVGSLLPSDVGLPTPQPYLPTKN from the coding sequence ATGGAGCCCATCACTCTCACGACCGAGCGCCTGCTGCTGCGTACCTTCACGCCCGACGACACGGAGGCGGTCCTCGAGTCCTGTCAGGACCCCGACATCCAGCGGTGGACCACGGTCCCCTCGCCGTACGAACGCGAGCACGCCGCCGAGTTCACCGGTCAGATGGTCCCGGAGGGCTGGCGCAACGGAACGATGTGCACCTTCGCCGTCCTGCCGCGCACCGGCGGCCCGCTGATGGCGTCCGTCGCGGTCACGCTGCGTACCTTCTCGGGCACCTGGGAGATCGGCTTCTGGACGGGCAAGGAGTTCCGGGGGCGCGGGATCATGGCGGAAACGGTGGGCGCGGTGGCGCACTGGACCTTCACCAGACTGGGCGCGACCCGGCTGGAGTGGCGCGCGGAGGTCGGCAACACCGCCTCGCGCGCGGTGGCCGAGAAGGCCGGCTTCGTGGTCGAGGGGGCGCTGCGCGCGGCGCTGCTGAACAAGGACACCCTCAGGGACACCTGGGTGGGCTCGCTGCTCCCGTCGGATGTGGGGCTGCCGACGCCGCAGCCGTATCTGCCGACGAAGAACTGA
- a CDS encoding winged helix-turn-helix domain-containing protein, giving the protein MTTLPPPAADLSADEARRIALRAQGFLGAPDRRGGVRGVLRHLGAVQLDTISVLARSHELIPYARLGAVGRRSVEDAYWTEGHSFEYWSHAACILPVEEWPHFGFRRRAYRARPHWSHDLPDGAYETVIKQLRTEGPLTATELGGAKNGGEWWDWSASKVAVERALMYGEVVCTERRSWKRVYDLAERAIPDDLLHTELDDAECLRRLVRLAGRSLGIGTRADIADYHRLKGEQFDAVVVDSGLVPVTVEGWSKPAWADPEALATVPRGRHRTTLLSPFDSLIWERARTERIFGFTHRLEAYVPKPKRVYGYFAMPLLAGGKLLGRVDPAREGTTLVARHVSLDTPKAVAPMAQALREAAEWVGCDTVRIERVDRPELRAGLLAELT; this is encoded by the coding sequence ATGACGACGCTGCCGCCTCCCGCCGCCGATCTGTCCGCCGACGAGGCCCGCCGTATCGCGCTGCGGGCCCAGGGGTTCCTGGGCGCGCCGGACCGACGCGGCGGGGTGCGCGGGGTGCTGCGGCACCTGGGCGCCGTGCAGCTCGACACGATCTCGGTGCTGGCCCGCTCGCACGAGCTGATCCCCTACGCGCGTCTCGGCGCGGTCGGCCGCCGCTCGGTCGAGGACGCGTACTGGACCGAGGGCCACAGCTTCGAGTACTGGTCGCACGCGGCCTGCATCCTGCCCGTCGAGGAGTGGCCGCACTTCGGGTTCCGCCGCCGGGCCTACCGCGCCCGCCCGCACTGGTCGCACGACCTGCCGGACGGTGCCTACGAGACAGTGATCAAGCAGTTGCGCACCGAAGGCCCGCTCACCGCGACGGAGTTGGGCGGTGCGAAGAACGGCGGCGAGTGGTGGGACTGGTCCGCCTCCAAGGTCGCCGTCGAGCGGGCCCTGATGTACGGCGAGGTGGTGTGCACCGAACGGCGCAGCTGGAAGCGGGTGTACGACCTGGCCGAACGGGCCATCCCCGACGATCTCCTGCACACCGAACTGGACGACGCGGAGTGTCTGCGCCGGCTCGTCCGGCTCGCCGGCCGGTCCCTGGGCATCGGCACCCGCGCGGACATCGCCGACTACCACCGTCTCAAGGGCGAGCAGTTCGACGCGGTGGTCGTGGACTCCGGTCTCGTACCGGTGACGGTCGAGGGCTGGTCCAAGCCGGCGTGGGCCGATCCCGAGGCGCTGGCGACCGTGCCCCGGGGCCGCCACCGCACGACCCTGCTGTCCCCGTTCGACTCACTGATCTGGGAGCGTGCACGGACGGAACGCATCTTCGGCTTCACCCACCGGCTCGAGGCGTATGTCCCGAAGCCCAAGCGGGTGTACGGCTACTTCGCCATGCCGCTGCTCGCGGGCGGGAAGCTGCTGGGGCGCGTCGACCCCGCGCGCGAGGGCACGACGCTCGTGGCGAGGCATGTCTCGCTCGACACCCCGAAGGCCGTGGCGCCCATGGCGCAGGCCCTGCGGGAGGCCGCCGAGTGGGTGGGCTGCGACACGGTCCGGATCGAGCGGGTCGACCGCCCCGAGCTGCGGGCCGGTCTGCTCGCCGAGCTCACCTGA
- a CDS encoding response regulator transcription factor: MADSFGPVRAAGDAADTVVETDADRGSSRQEPIRVLVVDDHALFRRGLEIVLAQEEDIQVVGEAGDGAEAVDKAADLLPDIVLMDVRMPRRGGIEACTSIKEVAPSAKIIMLTISDEEADLYDAIKAGATGYLLKEISTDEVATAIRAVADGQSQISPSMASKLLTEFKSMIQRTDERRLVPAPRLTERELEVLKLVATGMNNRDIAKELFISENTVKNHVRNILEKLQLHSRMEAVVYAMREKILEIR, translated from the coding sequence ATGGCGGACAGCTTCGGGCCGGTACGCGCCGCGGGCGACGCCGCAGACACGGTCGTCGAGACCGACGCGGACAGGGGCAGCTCCCGACAGGAGCCGATCCGTGTCCTCGTGGTGGACGACCACGCCCTCTTCCGGCGCGGACTGGAGATCGTCCTCGCGCAGGAGGAGGACATCCAGGTCGTCGGCGAGGCGGGAGACGGTGCGGAGGCGGTGGACAAGGCCGCGGACCTGCTGCCGGACATCGTGCTGATGGATGTGCGGATGCCCAGGCGCGGCGGTATCGAGGCCTGTACCTCCATCAAGGAGGTGGCCCCCAGCGCGAAGATCATCATGCTGACGATCAGCGACGAGGAGGCCGACCTCTACGACGCGATCAAGGCGGGTGCGACCGGCTACCTCCTCAAGGAGATCTCCACCGACGAGGTCGCGACGGCCATCCGCGCGGTGGCTGACGGACAGTCGCAGATCAGCCCGTCCATGGCGTCCAAGCTGCTCACCGAGTTCAAGTCGATGATCCAGCGCACCGACGAGCGCCGGCTCGTGCCGGCCCCGCGGCTCACCGAGCGTGAGCTGGAGGTGCTCAAGCTGGTGGCCACGGGCATGAACAACCGTGACATCGCCAAGGAGTTGTTCATCTCGGAGAACACCGTGAAGAACCACGTCCGCAACATCCTGGAGAAGCTTCAGCTGCACTCCCGGATGGAGGCCGTGGTCTACGCGATGCGGGAGAAGATCCTCGAGATCAGGTGA
- the hpf gene encoding ribosome hibernation-promoting factor, HPF/YfiA family — protein sequence MDIVVKGRKTEVPERFRKHVAEKLKLDKIQKLDGKVISLDVEVSKEHNPRQADRSDRVEITLHSRGPVIRAEAAAADPYAALDLATAKLEGRLRKQHDKRHNRRGSGRISAAEVADVVPGVAELNGNGQLRSVETPQTIPTTRMGSLEVQGEGPLVVREKLHTAAPMTLDQALYEMELVGHDFYLFVDSETKQPSVVYRRHAYDYGVIHLESDPLAGSEAGGAGGALGG from the coding sequence GTGGACATCGTCGTCAAGGGCCGCAAGACAGAGGTGCCTGAGCGGTTCCGCAAGCACGTGGCCGAGAAGCTGAAGCTGGACAAGATCCAGAAGCTCGACGGCAAGGTGATCAGCCTGGACGTCGAGGTGTCCAAGGAGCACAACCCGCGGCAGGCCGACCGTTCCGACCGCGTGGAGATCACCCTCCACTCGCGGGGCCCGGTGATCCGGGCAGAAGCAGCGGCCGCCGACCCCTATGCAGCGCTTGACCTGGCAACGGCGAAGCTGGAAGGCAGGCTTCGCAAGCAGCACGACAAGCGCCACAACCGACGTGGCAGCGGCCGGATTTCGGCAGCCGAGGTCGCCGATGTCGTGCCCGGCGTGGCCGAGCTGAACGGCAACGGACAGCTTCGCTCCGTGGAGACACCGCAGACCATTCCCACCACCAGGATGGGCTCGCTCGAAGTGCAGGGCGAGGGACCGCTGGTGGTCCGCGAGAAGCTCCACACCGCAGCGCCGATGACGCTCGACCAGGCCCTCTACGAGATGGAACTGGTCGGACACGACTTCTATCTCTTCGTCGACTCCGAGACGAAGCAGCCGAGTGTCGTCTACCGGCGGCACGCCTACGACTACGGCGTCATCCACCTGGAGAGCGACCCGCTGGCCGGCTCCGAGGCGGGCGGTGCCGGAGGTGCACTCGGCGGCTGA
- a CDS encoding ComF family protein: MRRWWQEISGLVLPAACGGCGVPRTPLCEKCAHELYGSSARRARPDPEPVGLPEVHAAAPYADGVRAVLIAHKERGALGLARPLGVALAGAVRASASPATQGVEPLLLVPVPSARRAVRARGHDAARRIALAAAGELRRTGTRARALPVLRQRREVADQAGLTARERVANLSGALVVVGGAGRLLEGGRAVLVDDLMTTGASLAEAARALRAAMGQGYTGFDEPAAAVVAVPPSAFEINRN; the protein is encoded by the coding sequence ATGCGGAGGTGGTGGCAGGAAATCTCCGGCCTGGTGCTGCCGGCCGCATGCGGAGGCTGCGGCGTGCCCCGCACGCCGCTGTGCGAGAAATGCGCGCATGAGCTGTACGGCTCCTCTGCGCGCCGTGCGAGGCCCGACCCCGAGCCGGTGGGCCTGCCGGAGGTCCATGCCGCCGCCCCTTACGCCGATGGGGTGCGCGCGGTGCTGATCGCGCACAAGGAGCGTGGCGCTCTGGGGCTGGCCCGGCCTCTCGGCGTCGCGCTGGCCGGGGCGGTGCGGGCCTCGGCGTCCCCGGCCACGCAGGGAGTGGAGCCGCTGCTGCTCGTACCGGTGCCGTCGGCGCGGCGCGCGGTCCGGGCCAGGGGACATGATGCGGCGCGCAGGATCGCGCTGGCCGCCGCAGGGGAGCTGCGGCGCACGGGGACGAGGGCGAGAGCGCTGCCGGTGCTGCGGCAGCGGCGTGAGGTGGCCGACCAGGCGGGCCTGACGGCCCGCGAGAGGGTGGCGAATCTGTCCGGGGCCCTCGTGGTCGTCGGCGGCGCCGGACGGCTTCTGGAGGGCGGCAGAGCGGTGCTGGTGGACGACCTGATGACCACGGGCGCGTCGCTGGCGGAGGCGGCGCGGGCGCTCCGTGCGGCCATGGGACAGGGATATACCGGATTCGACGAGCCGGCCGCGGCGGTCGTCGCAGTCCCACCCTCGGCTTTCGAAATAAATCGGAACTGA